CGCAGCTGCGCCTCGGAGCGGAAGCGCAGATCCGCCGTGCTGAGCAACTCCTCGCCGTCGACGAAGCGGTAGTGGTGGGTGAAGCTGACCGTGCCGTCGCGTACCCCGGTGACCTCGGTCCACGCACGGACCTCGTCGCCGTCCGGCAGCATGATCAGCCGCTGGGAGTCCACCGGGTTCCAGCGCTCCCAGCGGCGGTCCGCCGGGTCGCGGGCGTCGAAGACCAGCCGGCCGCCGGGCGCCAGCGCCCGGTGCAGGTCGGCGAGGGTACGCGCACACTCCGCGTCGTCGACGAAGAACTGCGCCACGTGGCTGGTCAGCACCGCCACGTCGAATGCCCCGGCCGGCAGCACGGCCGAGGTGCCCTCGATCCAGGTCACCCGCTCGCCGCCCGGCCGGGCGCGGGCGGCGGCCAACGACGCGCCGGCGGGGTCGACACCGGTGACGGTGTGGCCGGCGGCGGCGAGGGCGACGGTCAGGCGGCCGGTGCCACAGCCCAGGTCGACGACCCGAGCGGCCGGGGTCTCGTCGACCACCGCCCGGAAGAAGTCGTCGTCCGGCCCCCACGCGCACTCGGCGTCGTAGACCTGGACCAGTCGCGGATGTCGGAACTCGCCGTGTCTCATCGGCCCGCGCTGTTCGCGTCGGTCGCCGCGCGGACGAACTCCCGTACCCGGTTGGTGGTGTTGCTGGCCAGCCACACGGGGCCCCGCTCGATGGGCGGCGCGTCGTGGATCGGCACGTACGCCACGTCGGGGCGGGGGTAGTAGCGGGGGGTGTGCCCGCCCACCGGCAGCACGCCCCGGCCCATCGCCACCAGTGTCAGCATCTCGGAGAAGGTGTTCCCGGCGGGGCCCTTTGGCACCGGCCGGCCGGACGGGGTGTGCTCCGGAGTCCGGTCCCGCTTGAACTCCGCAGACGTCACAGATGGGTACTGCACCACGGGATGGTCGGCGAGCACCTCCAGCGACACGGACCGTTCCCGGGCGAGCGGGTGATCCGCGGCCACCGCCAGCATCCGGCCTTCGGACAGCAGCGCCGGGCCGTTGACCATCCCGTCGAACGGGTACGAGGCGATCAGCACGTCGGTCGAGCCGTCGAGCAGCCCGGACCGGGTGGTGGACAACTGCGCCTCGTGCACCTCCACCTTGCAGTCGGGGTGCCGTTCGGAGAACAGGGCCACCGCACGGAGCAGCACAGGCGCGGTCCACTCGCCGAGGAACGCCACCCGCAGCGTCCCGGTGATGCCCCGGCCGGCGTCGACCGCCCGGCGGACCGCCTCGTCGATCCCGGCCACGTGCGGGGCCAGGTCGTCGGCGAGTTGCCGCCCGATCGGGGTGAGCTGGACGACCCGACTGGTCCGGGCGAACAGCGGTGCCCCGATCTGGCGCTCCAGCTTCTTGATGACGTGACTGACCCGGCCGGTGCTGACCCGTAGTCGCTCGGCGGTCCGGCCGAAGTGCAGCTCCTCGGCGAGGGTCAGGAAGGTCTCGACC
Above is a window of Micromonospora coriariae DNA encoding:
- a CDS encoding class I SAM-dependent methyltransferase produces the protein MRHGEFRHPRLVQVYDAECAWGPDDDFFRAVVDETPAARVVDLGCGTGRLTVALAAAGHTVTGVDPAGASLAAARARPGGERVTWIEGTSAVLPAGAFDVAVLTSHVAQFFVDDAECARTLADLHRALAPGGRLVFDARDPADRRWERWNPVDSQRLIMLPDGDEVRAWTEVTGVRDGTVSFTHHYRFVDGEELLSTADLRFRSEAQLRDSLAAAGFTVDRIHGGWHREPVGQGDGEFLVIAHSGGLAPVT
- a CDS encoding LysR family transcriptional regulator is translated as MLERYEVETFLTLAEELHFGRTAERLRVSTGRVSHVIKKLERQIGAPLFARTSRVVQLTPIGRQLADDLAPHVAGIDEAVRRAVDAGRGITGTLRVAFLGEWTAPVLLRAVALFSERHPDCKVEVHEAQLSTTRSGLLDGSTDVLIASYPFDGMVNGPALLSEGRMLAVAADHPLARERSVSLEVLADHPVVQYPSVTSAEFKRDRTPEHTPSGRPVPKGPAGNTFSEMLTLVAMGRGVLPVGGHTPRYYPRPDVAYVPIHDAPPIERGPVWLASNTTNRVREFVRAATDANSAGR